The following are encoded together in the Ferrimicrobium sp. genome:
- a CDS encoding choice-of-anchor Q domain-containing protein, translating to MTTSRSRGRKLFGYLGRIGGGLGLALGLMVGTVTVSQSAFATTTSTLYAAVTPQGTGNCSTTTDACSLSNAISQAASGDTIELVTPGTSGTYGAQIIPGSLTVTIEAAPGVLDPTFDGNGTSSITVDGSLTLIGVTISGNTVSASGTDAPLGGGIANGGTLTINDSTISGNSVSASGTGAVAEGGGIANVGTLTINDSTISGNTVSASGTAAIAAGGGIANIFTGTLTINDSTISGNSVSASGTGAIAGGGGIANISAGTLTINDSTISGNSVSGQGASAGEGGGIANVGTLTINDSTISGNSVSASGTAAVAEGGGILNAGTAYLAADLLATPGGAPSGGECAGGGTFTDEGYNVSDDSTCGFNTSSTSTSVSDSKDAEDLTSLGNYGGTTKTILPTLDNPAIGLIPADKSVMVDGQSVQLCPTTDQRGFEIPNGVRCDAGSTQVLTQTITGFEGPSPAVYGSSGTLGASGGGSGQPLVFSVASTSGTGVCNVSGTNGSTVTFTGVGNCIIDINQAGENYYLPAPEVSETLNVTPATPSTPTITNLPTGGIVGGGFTASVTTSGDGTTSVTAGPASVCSASGLVVSYVGAGQCQLIAHVSQGAGYTSLNGETQSINISQATQTINFSSTAPTNAQVRQTYALAATSSSGLVVSFAVSPSSVCSISSGVVSFTGAGTCIVTASQGGNSEYAPASTTQSVNVVAVPVTSTSATTPSSTTPSTPAPKTSSSTTSAPTTKPQSVTIKTGPPVAPSTTNPLVPIGLGLGASGFLGLFGLNRKRRRAS from the coding sequence ATGACTACCTCTCGATCACGAGGGCGAAAGCTCTTTGGGTACTTGGGTCGTATTGGCGGAGGGCTTGGGTTAGCCCTTGGTCTGATGGTCGGGACTGTTACGGTTTCTCAGAGTGCCTTTGCTACCACTACGAGCACCCTGTATGCCGCGGTCACACCACAGGGAACCGGCAACTGTTCAACCACCACTGATGCTTGTTCTCTCAGTAACGCGATCAGTCAAGCTGCCTCTGGCGATACCATCGAACTCGTCACACCTGGGACTAGTGGGACCTATGGTGCCCAGATCATACCCGGCTCCTTGACCGTTACCATCGAAGCCGCGCCCGGAGTACTGGATCCAACGTTTGATGGGAATGGAACCTCAAGCATCACGGTAGATGGCTCTCTTACCCTCATTGGGGTGACGATCTCGGGCAACACCGTGAGCGCGAGCGGGACAGACGCGCCCTTAGGTGGGGGGATTGCCAACGGCGGCACTCTCACTATCAACGACTCGACGATCTCGGGCAATAGCGTGAGCGCGAGCGGGACAGGCGCGGTCGCCGAAGGCGGGGGGATTGCCAACGTCGGCACCCTCACCATCAACGACTCGACGATCTCGGGCAACACCGTGAGCGCGAGCGGGACAGCCGCGATCGCCGCAGGCGGGGGGATTGCGAACATCTTCACTGGCACTCTCACCATCAACGACTCGACGATCTCGGGCAATAGCGTGAGCGCGAGCGGGACAGGCGCGATCGCCGGAGGCGGGGGGATTGCGAACATCTCCGCTGGCACCCTCACCATCAACGACTCGACGATCTCGGGCAATAGCGTCAGCGGTCAAGGCGCGAGCGCCGGCGAGGGTGGGGGGATTGCCAACGTCGGCACCCTCACCATCAACGACTCGACGATCTCGGGCAATAGCGTGAGCGCGAGCGGGACAGCCGCGGTCGCCGAAGGCGGGGGGATTCTCAACGCTGGCACAGCCTACCTAGCCGCTGACCTACTTGCCACCCCGGGAGGAGCCCCAAGCGGCGGTGAATGTGCGGGAGGGGGTACCTTCACCGACGAAGGCTACAACGTCTCCGATGACTCAACCTGTGGGTTTAACACCTCCTCCACATCCACCAGTGTCAGTGACTCAAAGGATGCCGAAGACCTCACCTCCCTTGGTAATTACGGTGGAACCACCAAAACCATTCTCCCGACATTAGATAACCCTGCCATTGGTCTCATCCCAGCTGATAAGTCAGTCATGGTGGATGGTCAATCCGTGCAGTTGTGCCCCACCACCGATCAGAGAGGTTTCGAAATTCCTAACGGAGTGCGCTGTGATGCTGGATCCACCCAGGTTCTCACCCAGACGATCACCGGTTTTGAGGGTCCGTCACCTGCGGTCTATGGATCATCTGGGACCCTCGGGGCAAGTGGTGGAGGATCGGGTCAACCGCTCGTCTTCAGTGTCGCTTCTACAAGTGGCACCGGGGTGTGCAATGTTTCTGGTACGAATGGCTCCACGGTCACCTTTACGGGTGTCGGTAACTGCATCATCGACATCAACCAAGCGGGTGAGAATTATTATCTCCCAGCTCCTGAGGTCTCCGAGACACTGAACGTCACCCCAGCTACCCCAAGCACTCCAACGATCACCAACCTGCCAACTGGAGGAATCGTCGGGGGAGGCTTCACCGCTTCGGTGACCACCTCCGGAGACGGGACCACGTCAGTAACTGCTGGCCCAGCAAGTGTTTGTAGCGCTTCAGGCCTGGTAGTGAGCTACGTCGGAGCGGGCCAATGTCAGCTCATCGCTCATGTTTCACAAGGAGCTGGCTACACCAGCCTCAATGGAGAAACCCAGAGCATCAACATCTCCCAGGCAACCCAAACCATCAACTTCTCCTCAACCGCTCCTACCAATGCCCAAGTGAGACAGACCTATGCCCTAGCTGCGACGAGTAGTTCGGGGTTGGTAGTAAGCTTTGCCGTCTCCCCTTCGAGTGTCTGTAGTATCTCGAGCGGAGTGGTTTCCTTCACGGGAGCTGGTACCTGTATCGTAACCGCTAGTCAGGGAGGCAATAGCGAGTACGCCCCTGCGAGCACAACCCAGAGCGTGAATGTGGTCGCGGTTCCGGTTACGTCAACCTCCGCAACTACACCATCTTCAACCACACCATCGACCCCAGCTCCAAAGACCTCATCATCGACAACTAGTGCCCCAACCACCAAGCCTCAGTCGGTCACCATCAAGACCGGACCTCCCGTTGCACCCAGCACTACGAATCCTTTGGTCCCCATTGGTCTCGGACTCGGTGCCAGTGGGTTCCTTGGTCTCTTCGGTCTTAACCGAAAGAGGAGACGAGCGAGTTAG